Proteins encoded within one genomic window of Phototrophicus methaneseepsis:
- a CDS encoding helix-turn-helix transcriptional regulator: MWELIYEHVDQRGRLPNPLSRGIGNAIRQAREEAGLSQTELANAVYKRRASISEIENGKMYPDIETLTYISRKLNKPLLYFIPEKYRQHVYAEESTPEDSELLMLFRKLPVAQKRVAIAQIKALVDMEV; the protein is encoded by the coding sequence ATGTGGGAATTAATCTACGAGCACGTTGATCAACGCGGCAGGTTGCCAAACCCTTTATCTAGAGGAATTGGTAATGCTATTCGGCAGGCACGTGAGGAAGCTGGACTAAGTCAAACCGAATTAGCTAATGCTGTATATAAACGGCGAGCTTCGATCTCTGAGATTGAAAACGGCAAAATGTATCCTGATATTGAGACGCTTACATATATCAGCCGGAAACTCAATAAGCCGCTTCTATACTTCATCCCTGAAAAATATAGACAACATGTGTACGCTGAGGAATCAACGCCAGAAGATAGCGAACTACTTATGCTGTTTCGGAAGTTACCGGTCGCTCAGAAGCGGGTAGCTATTGCACAAATAAAAGCGCTTGTTGACATGGAGGTTTAG
- a CDS encoding recombinase family protein: MTRKYGKAVVARIPYAKEVDYPAAIYIRVSSAKQATKGKGSLPEQFDTVWNATINKGGQIVAVYADVCTAANRDRQAFNILLKDLRDGQFTMLGCWHSSRLVRTQLAAGELEEAVEKLKTKVHMFAVADTLDADILGVLAWAGRWERKAFRERSLMGRQAAATENRTPSGKPPFWIKTIKDESKKIVGYELKPVAKWIKWAAEAYVSGIGSTEIVRRMNQEGVPRATGRTKYGWTRQYLNQVLKYTALKGKWGPFWDVYIDVPPLVDEATWDAIQEKIQENATYTGRPAKHFVALRGLMWCSVCGQKMGTHVRDWDYVYHTLKDGTRQRYRIKKEKLKIRHVCNGQQHYGKSCRRPEYIRDAIIFDRVWDRLSEALSNHDILIAGLQSQIKALEKQDELEELLSINSRLEKLHQRELSYAEQRAEGTLSKAIQKELVLRLQQEQKELLEAQSQLQSKAEQITQARNQLASAEVLIDQLPDILPQIQRSDKEKLIMALISRIDVDADNQVTITLCLHPDVLANLPTHQQGASPQQESQSSDDSQQELSDNSIDEMAALQHEVNAARYTRNTDYKPD; the protein is encoded by the coding sequence ATGACAAGAAAATATGGTAAAGCGGTTGTTGCCCGTATACCTTATGCAAAAGAAGTCGATTATCCAGCAGCGATCTATATTCGGGTTTCAAGTGCTAAACAAGCCACAAAAGGCAAAGGCTCTCTCCCAGAACAATTCGATACTGTGTGGAACGCCACAATTAATAAAGGTGGCCAAATCGTTGCTGTATACGCTGACGTATGTACGGCTGCAAATCGAGATAGACAAGCATTTAACATACTCCTTAAGGACCTTCGCGACGGTCAATTTACTATGCTAGGTTGCTGGCATTCAAGTCGATTAGTGAGGACTCAACTTGCAGCAGGAGAACTCGAAGAAGCCGTTGAAAAACTCAAAACAAAAGTTCATATGTTTGCTGTCGCTGATACATTGGATGCCGATATTTTAGGCGTACTTGCATGGGCGGGACGATGGGAACGTAAGGCTTTTCGCGAGCGTTCGTTAATGGGTAGACAAGCTGCCGCGACTGAAAATCGAACACCTAGCGGTAAACCGCCTTTTTGGATTAAAACAATCAAAGATGAAAGTAAAAAGATTGTCGGGTACGAACTTAAGCCTGTTGCAAAATGGATCAAGTGGGCTGCAGAAGCCTATGTATCTGGCATTGGAAGTACAGAAATTGTAAGAAGAATGAATCAAGAAGGGGTTCCCAGAGCAACAGGTCGAACAAAATATGGATGGACACGACAGTATCTAAATCAGGTTCTCAAATATACAGCCCTTAAGGGTAAATGGGGGCCGTTTTGGGATGTGTATATTGACGTCCCTCCCCTGGTAGATGAAGCTACATGGGACGCAATTCAAGAGAAAATACAAGAAAATGCAACATATACAGGGCGTCCTGCCAAGCATTTTGTAGCGCTACGTGGATTAATGTGGTGTAGTGTATGTGGTCAAAAAATGGGAACTCACGTGCGCGATTGGGATTATGTCTATCACACGTTAAAAGATGGCACACGTCAACGCTATCGAATTAAAAAAGAAAAACTGAAAATAAGACATGTATGTAATGGCCAACAACATTATGGTAAAAGCTGTAGAAGGCCCGAATACATACGTGATGCCATCATCTTCGATAGAGTCTGGGACAGACTATCAGAAGCCTTATCCAACCATGATATTTTGATTGCAGGTTTACAATCACAAATCAAAGCTCTTGAAAAGCAAGATGAATTAGAAGAGCTTTTGTCAATTAACTCACGTCTCGAAAAACTACATCAACGTGAACTTTCCTATGCGGAACAGCGTGCTGAGGGCACGCTTTCAAAGGCAATCCAGAAGGAACTAGTATTGCGATTGCAGCAAGAACAAAAAGAATTACTTGAAGCTCAATCACAATTACAAAGCAAAGCAGAACAGATAACACAAGCGAGAAACCAGCTTGCTTCAGCCGAAGTTCTGATCGATCAATTACCAGATATTTTGCCTCAGATTCAGCGTAGCGACAAAGAAAAACTCATCATGGCACTGATTTCTCGCATTGATGTTGATGCAGATAATCAGGTTACAATCACTCTGTGCCTTCATCCTGATGTGCTTGCCAATCTACCCACTCACCAACAGGGAGCTTCTCCCCAGCAGGAATCGCAATCTTCAGACGATTCTCAGCAGGAGTTATCGGACAATTCCATTGACGAGATGGCTGCCCTGCAACACGAAGTGAATGCGGCTCGTTATACGCGCAATACGGATTATAAGCCTGATTAA
- a CDS encoding GlsB/YeaQ/YmgE family stress response membrane protein — protein sequence MELIADMIEWIVTAPFIVLGWIIIGAIAGDLARRFMGRPDRSGCLDFVLGIAGAIIGGFLASIIGVNTPDGGIALVIVNLIIATIGAAVLIFIGSLFTGRGRART from the coding sequence ATGGAACTCATCGCTGATATGATCGAATGGATCGTGACAGCACCGTTTATCGTCCTTGGTTGGATTATTATTGGCGCGATTGCAGGTGATTTGGCTCGTCGCTTTATGGGCCGCCCGGATAGAAGCGGCTGCCTGGACTTCGTCCTAGGTATTGCAGGCGCCATCATTGGTGGCTTCCTGGCGAGCATCATCGGCGTGAATACACCAGATGGCGGCATCGCACTCGTGATCGTCAATCTGATCATCGCAACAATTGGTGCAGCCGTTCTGATCTTCATCGGCAGCTTGTTTACAGGTCGTGGGCGCGCCAGAACCTAA
- a CDS encoding SIR2 family protein: MPPTIKYIPPKDADDKECEYFKSMLAKSLQSATINFLIGSGASFPAVEVAGNIEEEIQILYQQNKIDEADRKKADFINKLQGCANDLIELVEDDLSHEDKIVLQNYRNLLETLELIMTERKTDLLSKQINLFTTNYDLFVEQASDSLPSLLVNDGFNRTPNLKQQYKFSPSNFFNTTYNQGNLYSYKVEIPVVNLIKIHGSLSWTKQDEGTILFSSNVRNLLSDNTNDGEVCEFLKNFALILPQKSKFEQTLMDRIHYDLLRIYANELDKENSLLIVFGFSFADEHIFDITKRALKNPSLRLVIFAYSNDDVTDFKEKFAENNNVVIIAPSKTEKNTFLVFDNTLNLIFS; this comes from the coding sequence ATGCCTCCTACTATTAAATATATTCCTCCCAAAGATGCTGATGATAAAGAGTGTGAATATTTTAAATCCATGCTGGCGAAATCTTTACAATCTGCAACGATTAACTTTCTGATCGGATCAGGAGCATCGTTTCCAGCTGTCGAAGTTGCTGGAAATATTGAGGAGGAAATACAAATTCTATATCAGCAAAATAAAATAGATGAAGCGGATCGTAAGAAAGCTGATTTTATAAATAAATTGCAAGGTTGTGCAAACGACCTTATAGAGTTGGTAGAGGATGACCTTAGTCATGAAGATAAAATAGTTTTACAGAATTACAGAAATCTACTTGAGACACTTGAACTAATCATGACCGAGCGAAAGACTGATTTACTTTCAAAGCAAATAAACTTATTTACGACCAATTATGATCTATTTGTTGAGCAAGCCTCAGATTCTTTGCCAAGTTTATTAGTAAACGATGGTTTCAATCGCACTCCAAATCTTAAACAGCAGTATAAATTTTCACCCAGCAACTTTTTCAATACCACCTATAATCAGGGAAATCTATATAGCTATAAAGTCGAAATACCAGTAGTAAATCTCATCAAAATTCATGGCTCTTTATCGTGGACGAAGCAAGATGAAGGAACCATCTTGTTTAGTAGTAACGTCCGTAACTTATTGTCTGACAATACTAATGATGGTGAGGTTTGTGAATTTTTAAAGAACTTTGCACTCATCTTGCCGCAGAAAAGCAAGTTTGAACAAACATTAATGGATAGGATACATTATGACCTCCTTCGAATATATGCCAATGAATTGGACAAAGAGAATTCGTTATTAATTGTATTTGGCTTTTCTTTTGCCGATGAACATATATTTGATATTACGAAACGTGCTTTGAAGAATCCTTCTTTGCGACTCGTGATTTTTGCCTACTCCAATGATGATGTCACTGATTTTAAAGAGAAATTTGCTGAAAACAATAATGTTGTAATTATCGCTCCTTCAAAAACTGAGAAAAATACTTTCCTCGTATTTGATAATACTCTCAACTTGATTTTTAGTTGA
- the tadA gene encoding tRNA adenosine(34) deaminase TadA: protein MTSEFDITPDGTPIAPDSIEPDFTEEETHFMRLALQEASKALEHGDVPIGAVAVLHHEVIGRGYNQRERDRDPTAHAEIIAMREAAHHIRHWRLDDVTLYCTLEPCPMCAGAMVLARLPRLIYATHDPKAGAGGSIMNITQHPQLNHRVDVAYGLLADEAAEQIRTFFRALRAQGKK, encoded by the coding sequence ATGACCAGTGAGTTCGATATAACGCCGGATGGTACGCCAATAGCGCCTGATTCCATCGAACCCGACTTTACGGAAGAAGAGACGCATTTTATGCGTTTGGCCCTGCAAGAAGCGAGTAAAGCACTTGAACACGGCGATGTGCCCATTGGGGCTGTCGCCGTGTTGCATCATGAAGTCATTGGGCGTGGCTATAACCAGCGCGAACGTGACCGCGACCCAACGGCCCATGCAGAGATCATCGCTATGCGAGAAGCCGCGCATCATATCCGGCATTGGCGGCTGGATGATGTCACGCTCTACTGTACCCTGGAGCCATGTCCCATGTGCGCCGGGGCGATGGTGCTGGCGCGGCTACCTCGGCTCATCTATGCTACCCATGACCCAAAGGCCGGGGCCGGAGGGAGCATTATGAACATCACGCAGCATCCACAGCTTAATCATCGGGTGGATGTGGCTTATGGGCTGTTGGCGGATGAAGCGGCTGAGCAGATTCGGACTTTTTTTAGGGCCCTACGGGCGCAGGGTAAGAAGTAA
- a CDS encoding LOG family protein — MKTIAVFGSAVVIPSAPEYFAAVAMGKALAEAGYAVMTGGYEGIMGAVSKGAAEVGGEVVGVTVGASAQLAERVPNPWLTQCIEHPTMRLRLHHLVDEADGYVVMPGGIGTLQEVGEAWQHLRACGQRKPMVAYGPLWRQVLQPLKDCDYVPSELADMLVFCNTTEDTLAVINAVLGTNEVEAS; from the coding sequence ATGAAGACAATTGCAGTATTTGGCAGTGCCGTGGTGATCCCTTCCGCGCCTGAATACTTTGCTGCCGTAGCAATGGGGAAGGCGCTGGCTGAGGCTGGTTATGCCGTGATGACGGGCGGTTATGAGGGCATTATGGGGGCCGTCAGTAAGGGTGCAGCAGAAGTTGGCGGCGAGGTCGTGGGTGTTACCGTGGGAGCGAGTGCTCAACTCGCTGAGCGGGTTCCCAATCCCTGGTTGACACAGTGCATCGAGCATCCGACCATGCGCTTGCGGTTGCATCATCTGGTTGATGAGGCTGATGGCTATGTCGTTATGCCTGGTGGCATTGGTACCTTGCAGGAAGTTGGCGAAGCATGGCAGCATCTAAGAGCATGTGGTCAGCGTAAGCCTATGGTTGCCTACGGTCCCTTGTGGCGTCAGGTGCTGCAACCGCTGAAAGATTGTGATTATGTGCCATCTGAATTGGCGGATATGCTGGTCTTTTGCAATACAACTGAAGACACTCTTGCTGTGATCAATGCTGTACTCGGAACGAATGAGGTGGAAGCTTCATAA